From the genome of Leptodactylus fuscus isolate aLepFus1 chromosome 1, aLepFus1.hap2, whole genome shotgun sequence, one region includes:
- the TEC gene encoding tyrosine-protein kinase Tec produces MNSDVILEETLIKRSQQKKRTSPLNYKERIFVLTKSKLTYYEGRSEKRNKKGSVDVTKIKCVEVVKSEIDQAPCQNKYAFQVVYDTNTLYIFAPTAFSRSQWVKSLKKAIKYNNQTVSKYHPQFWADGVYQCCRQTEKLAPGCEEYNLFDDFKRKPPPPTPDEIGPPLPELPKEDVVDGHDIKEEVVVAMFDFHPVEPHDLGLVALEEYVIVEKKDVHWWKARNKYGHEGYIPSNYVTEKKQDNLDQYPWYSKTINRNKAEQLLRMEDKEGGFIVRNSSQAGLYTVSLYTKYGGDNSSPIRHYHIKETGKFPKQYYLAEKHVFNSIPEMIEYHKHNAAGLVTRLRHHVSPKDRTAPTTAGFSYDKWEINPADLTFMKELGSGLFGVVRLGKWRAQYKVAIKAIREGAMSEEDFIDEAKVMMKLTHPKLVQLYGVCTEKRPIYIVTEFMEHGCLLNYLRQRHGQFNPDILLSMCQDVCEAMNYLEQNSFIHRDLAARNCLVNDLGVVKVSDFGMTRYVLDDQYTSSCGAKFPVKWSPPEVFNYSRFSSKSDVWSFGVLMWEVFTEGKMPFESYSNVEVVEMVSRGERLYRPRLASHRIYTIMMACWHEKPEGRPKFYDLLIHIGQNLEGDF; encoded by the exons aagagAAACAAAAAAGGTTCAGTCGACGTTACAAAAATAAAGTGCGTAGAAGTTGTAAAAAGTGAAATCGACCAAGCTCCCTGCCAAAATAAATATGCATTTCAG GTTGTCTATGATACTAATACCTTATATATCTTCGCACCTACTGCTTTCAGCCGCTCCCAATGGGTAAAGAGCCTAAAAAAAG CAATCAAGTATAATAACCAAACGGTATCCAAGTATCATCCTCAGTTTTGGGCAGATGGTGTGTATCAGTGCTGCAGGCAAACCGAAAAGTTGGCTCCGGGATGTGAAGAATATAATCTTTTCGATGACT TTAAAAGGAAACCTCCACCGCCTACACCAGATGAG ATAGGTCCTCCACTTCCAGAACTACCAAAAGAGGACGTAGTGGACGGCCATGATATCAAAGAAGAAGTAGTGGTCGCCATGTTTGATTTCCATCCCGTGGAGCCACATGACCTTGGCTTGGTTGCATTGGAAGAATATGTGATTGTGGAAAAGAAGGATGTGCACTGGTGGAAAGCAAGAAATAAGTATGG ACATGAAGGTTATATTCCCAGCAACTATGTCACAGAAAAGAAACAAGACAACTTAGACCAGTATCC ATGGTACAGCAAAACTATAAACAGAAACAAAGCAGAGCAACTTCTTAGAATGGAG GATAAAGAAGGTGGTTTCATTGTCAGAAATTCCAGTCAAGCTGGATTGTATACTGTGTCACTATATACAAAATATGGAGG GGACAATTCCTCACCAATCCGCCATTATCACATTAAAGAGACGGGGAAGTTTCCCAAGCAGTATTACCTGGCAGAGAAGCACGTCTTCAACTCCATTCCAGAAATGATAGAATATCACAAGCACAACGCAGCAG GCCTAGTTACTAGATTACGACACCACGTATCTCCAAAAGATAGGACGGCACCCACAACAGCTGGATTCAGCTATG ATAAGTGggaaataaaccctgctgaccttACATTCATGAAGGAGCTCGGAAGTGGCCTGTTCGGTGTGGTACGTCTTGGGAAGTGGCGAGCACAGTACAAAGTAGCAATCAAAGCCATTCGTGAGGGTGCCATGTCCGAAGAGGATTTCATAGATGAAGCTAAGGTTATGAT GAAACTGACTCACCCCAAGCTTGTCCAGCTGTACGGCGTTTGCACCGAAAAGAGACCGATCTACATAGTGACAGAGTTCATGGAACACGGCTGCCTGCTGAATTACCTCCGTCAAAGACATGGACAATTTAATCCAGACATTCTTCTCAGTATGTGCCAGGATGTGTGCGAGGCCATGAACTATCTGGAACAAAACAGTTTCATACATCGTGACCTG GCTGCCAGAAACTGTTTAGTCAATGACCTTGGGGTGGTAAAGGTGTCGGATTTTGGAATGACAAG GTATGTCCTCGATGATCAGTACACAAGTTCCTGTGGAGCCAAGTTTCCAGTGAAATGGTCGCCACCAGAGGTCTTCAACTACAGTAGATTCAGCAGCAAATCTGATGTTTGGTCTTTCG GTGTGTTGATGTGGGAAGTATTCACCGAGGGTAAGATGCCCTTTGAGAGCTATTCAAACGTTGAAGTGGTAGAAATGGTATCAAGAGGAGAAAGACTCTATCGACCCAGGCTGGCATCACACAGAATATACACTATTATGATGGCATGCTGGCATGAG AAACCAGAAGGACGTCCCAAGTTTTACGACCTGCTGATTCATATAGGACAAAACCTGGAAGGAGACTTTTGA